One genomic region from Oncorhynchus keta strain PuntledgeMale-10-30-2019 unplaced genomic scaffold, Oket_V2 Un_contig_17125_pilon_pilon, whole genome shotgun sequence encodes:
- the LOC118374736 gene encoding 1-acylglycerol-3-phosphate O-acyltransferase ABHD5-like isoform X2 codes for MADQAVTTERGSWTSTAWITSWLPSWCPTSQNQLKTAEEKMLQCITGKVSQQYVPISDGNMLWTLTLNRNMKNQTPLVLLHGFGGGVGLWALNLDALAQQRPVYAFDLLGFGQSSRPYFSSDAKEAEAQFVDSIEQWRAKVGLEAMVMLGHNFGGYLAAAYSLKYPTRVKHMLLVEPWGLPERPDTEDQDRPIPVWIKALGAMLSPFNPLAGLRLVGPLGPTLVSTLRPDFKKKYLSMFNDDTVTEYIYHLNVQTPSGETAFKNMTIPYGWAKRPMLQRIGLLHADIPITVIYGSRSSIDGNSGNAIKGMRPNSHVEIIAIRGAGHYVYADQPEDFNHRVLQVLSNRPTTTSTADLLTREGPRVEKMILLDCLV; via the exons GTCCTGGACTTCCACGGCATGGATCACCAGCTGGCTGCCCTCCTGGTGCCCCACCTCCCAGAACCAGCTCAAGACTGCAGAGGAGAAGATGCTGCAAT GCATCACAGGCAAGGTGTCCCAGCAGTATGTCCCAATCTCGGATGGTAACATGCTGTGGACCCTCACATTGAATAGAAACATGAAGAACCAGACTCCCCTGGTGCTGCTGCATGGCTTCGGTGGAGGGGTGGGCCTGTGGGCCCTCAACCTAGACGCCCTGGCTCAACAG AGGCCCGTCTATGCCTTTGACCTGCTGGGCTTCGGCCAGAGCAGCAGGCCCTACTTCAGCTCCGACGCCAAGGAGGCTGAGGCCCAGTTTGTGGACTCCATCGAGCAGTGGAGGGCTAAAGTCGGCCTGGAAGCCATGGTCATGCTGGGACATAACTTTGGAGGTTATTTGGCAGCTGCTTATTCGCTCAAGTATCCCACCAG ggtaaagcaCATGCTGCTGGTTGAGCCGTGGGGCTTACCTGAGCGTCCAGACACAGAAGACCAGGACAGGCCCATCCCGGTGTGGATCAAAGCCCTGGGAGCCATGTTGAGCCCGTTCAACCCCCTGGCAGGGCTACGTCTGGTGGGGCCACTGG GTCCCACACTTGTTTCAACTCTAAGACCAGACTTCAAGAAGAAATACTTGTCCATGTTCAACGACGACACGGTCACAGAGTATATCTATCACCTGAACGTCCAGACTCCCAg TGGTGAGACAGCCTTCAAGAACATGACCATCCCATACGGGTGGGCCAAGAGGCCTATGCTGCAGAGGATTGGCCTGCTCCATGCTGACATCCCTATTACTGTGATATATGGGTCACGCTCCAGCATCGACGGTAACTCGGGCAACGCTATCAAAGGAATGAGGCCAAACTCTCATGTGGAGATCATA gctaTCAGAGGGGCGGGCCACTACGTCTATGCTGACCAGCCAGAGGACTTCAACCACAGAGTGCTTCAG GTCCTCAGTAATAGACCTACCACCACCAGCACAGCAGACCTGCTAACTAGGGAAGGACCCCGTGTTGAAAAGATGATTCTCCTGGATTGTTTGGTTTGA
- the LOC118374736 gene encoding 1-acylglycerol-3-phosphate O-acyltransferase ABHD5-like isoform X1 has product MADQAVTTERGLFFGCRLAQRILMFLGIHSLFYNLLSVLDRTLRSWTSTAWITSWLPSWCPTSQNQLKTAEEKMLQCITGKVSQQYVPISDGNMLWTLTLNRNMKNQTPLVLLHGFGGGVGLWALNLDALAQQRPVYAFDLLGFGQSSRPYFSSDAKEAEAQFVDSIEQWRAKVGLEAMVMLGHNFGGYLAAAYSLKYPTRVKHMLLVEPWGLPERPDTEDQDRPIPVWIKALGAMLSPFNPLAGLRLVGPLGPTLVSTLRPDFKKKYLSMFNDDTVTEYIYHLNVQTPSGETAFKNMTIPYGWAKRPMLQRIGLLHADIPITVIYGSRSSIDGNSGNAIKGMRPNSHVEIIAIRGAGHYVYADQPEDFNHRVLQVLSNRPTTTSTADLLTREGPRVEKMILLDCLV; this is encoded by the exons TTTGTTTTTTGGCTGCAGACTGGCTCAGCGAATACTGATGTTTCTTGGTATTCATAGTCTTTTCTACAATTTGTTGAGTGTCCTGGACAGAACGTTGAG GTCCTGGACTTCCACGGCATGGATCACCAGCTGGCTGCCCTCCTGGTGCCCCACCTCCCAGAACCAGCTCAAGACTGCAGAGGAGAAGATGCTGCAAT GCATCACAGGCAAGGTGTCCCAGCAGTATGTCCCAATCTCGGATGGTAACATGCTGTGGACCCTCACATTGAATAGAAACATGAAGAACCAGACTCCCCTGGTGCTGCTGCATGGCTTCGGTGGAGGGGTGGGCCTGTGGGCCCTCAACCTAGACGCCCTGGCTCAACAG AGGCCCGTCTATGCCTTTGACCTGCTGGGCTTCGGCCAGAGCAGCAGGCCCTACTTCAGCTCCGACGCCAAGGAGGCTGAGGCCCAGTTTGTGGACTCCATCGAGCAGTGGAGGGCTAAAGTCGGCCTGGAAGCCATGGTCATGCTGGGACATAACTTTGGAGGTTATTTGGCAGCTGCTTATTCGCTCAAGTATCCCACCAG ggtaaagcaCATGCTGCTGGTTGAGCCGTGGGGCTTACCTGAGCGTCCAGACACAGAAGACCAGGACAGGCCCATCCCGGTGTGGATCAAAGCCCTGGGAGCCATGTTGAGCCCGTTCAACCCCCTGGCAGGGCTACGTCTGGTGGGGCCACTGG GTCCCACACTTGTTTCAACTCTAAGACCAGACTTCAAGAAGAAATACTTGTCCATGTTCAACGACGACACGGTCACAGAGTATATCTATCACCTGAACGTCCAGACTCCCAg TGGTGAGACAGCCTTCAAGAACATGACCATCCCATACGGGTGGGCCAAGAGGCCTATGCTGCAGAGGATTGGCCTGCTCCATGCTGACATCCCTATTACTGTGATATATGGGTCACGCTCCAGCATCGACGGTAACTCGGGCAACGCTATCAAAGGAATGAGGCCAAACTCTCATGTGGAGATCATA gctaTCAGAGGGGCGGGCCACTACGTCTATGCTGACCAGCCAGAGGACTTCAACCACAGAGTGCTTCAG GTCCTCAGTAATAGACCTACCACCACCAGCACAGCAGACCTGCTAACTAGGGAAGGACCCCGTGTTGAAAAGATGATTCTCCTGGATTGTTTGGTTTGA
- the LOC118374736 gene encoding 1-acylglycerol-3-phosphate O-acyltransferase ABHD5-like isoform X3, producing MLQCITGKVSQQYVPISDGNMLWTLTLNRNMKNQTPLVLLHGFGGGVGLWALNLDALAQQRPVYAFDLLGFGQSSRPYFSSDAKEAEAQFVDSIEQWRAKVGLEAMVMLGHNFGGYLAAAYSLKYPTRVKHMLLVEPWGLPERPDTEDQDRPIPVWIKALGAMLSPFNPLAGLRLVGPLGPTLVSTLRPDFKKKYLSMFNDDTVTEYIYHLNVQTPSGETAFKNMTIPYGWAKRPMLQRIGLLHADIPITVIYGSRSSIDGNSGNAIKGMRPNSHVEIIAIRGAGHYVYADQPEDFNHRVLQVLSNRPTTTSTADLLTREGPRVEKMILLDCLV from the exons ATGCTGCAAT GCATCACAGGCAAGGTGTCCCAGCAGTATGTCCCAATCTCGGATGGTAACATGCTGTGGACCCTCACATTGAATAGAAACATGAAGAACCAGACTCCCCTGGTGCTGCTGCATGGCTTCGGTGGAGGGGTGGGCCTGTGGGCCCTCAACCTAGACGCCCTGGCTCAACAG AGGCCCGTCTATGCCTTTGACCTGCTGGGCTTCGGCCAGAGCAGCAGGCCCTACTTCAGCTCCGACGCCAAGGAGGCTGAGGCCCAGTTTGTGGACTCCATCGAGCAGTGGAGGGCTAAAGTCGGCCTGGAAGCCATGGTCATGCTGGGACATAACTTTGGAGGTTATTTGGCAGCTGCTTATTCGCTCAAGTATCCCACCAG ggtaaagcaCATGCTGCTGGTTGAGCCGTGGGGCTTACCTGAGCGTCCAGACACAGAAGACCAGGACAGGCCCATCCCGGTGTGGATCAAAGCCCTGGGAGCCATGTTGAGCCCGTTCAACCCCCTGGCAGGGCTACGTCTGGTGGGGCCACTGG GTCCCACACTTGTTTCAACTCTAAGACCAGACTTCAAGAAGAAATACTTGTCCATGTTCAACGACGACACGGTCACAGAGTATATCTATCACCTGAACGTCCAGACTCCCAg TGGTGAGACAGCCTTCAAGAACATGACCATCCCATACGGGTGGGCCAAGAGGCCTATGCTGCAGAGGATTGGCCTGCTCCATGCTGACATCCCTATTACTGTGATATATGGGTCACGCTCCAGCATCGACGGTAACTCGGGCAACGCTATCAAAGGAATGAGGCCAAACTCTCATGTGGAGATCATA gctaTCAGAGGGGCGGGCCACTACGTCTATGCTGACCAGCCAGAGGACTTCAACCACAGAGTGCTTCAG GTCCTCAGTAATAGACCTACCACCACCAGCACAGCAGACCTGCTAACTAGGGAAGGACCCCGTGTTGAAAAGATGATTCTCCTGGATTGTTTGGTTTGA